From bacterium:
CGGCCAGTTCGTCGGCCCTGAAGTAGTGCAGCAGGGCGTCTGCCGCATAGGCGCTACCCAGCCGCGCGATGAGTTCGTTGCGATCTGGAATCATGCGGCACCTCGCTTCCGGCTTTCGATCATGCAACCGAAGATCGGCCCTGGGGGCGTGGACGTCAATCGTGCAACGCCGCGGTTTCACATTTCCATTCACAGGAGGCTATCATCGCGCCATGTCGCTAAAATATTCCAGCTTCGACGGGGCCGGTTTGCCGATGGGTGAACCAGCCCTGGCCCTGGTGCTGGGGGATTTTGGCCGGGACGCGGCCCTTCGCTTCGGGGCCGTACTCGCCGCCGCCGAACGAGCGTTCATCCAGCGGCACCTGCCGGCAGACGCCCCGTTCTTCGATGAACACCGTCGTCTGACGTTGACCCTGGTGGGCGATCTCCCCTACGTGAAACAGGAGTGGCTGGCTTCCTACGCCCGGCAGTCGAAGCCCCTGGACGAAGCGATCCTGGTGGGGTTCCCCGGGGGACCGAGCCCGGAGCAGGTCCAGGCACGGCTCGGAGTCCTGGCCCTGGAGGCCATGCGCGGGCCGGTCGGACGCGGCTGTCGCCGGGTCCTGGTCTTGCTCCCCTGCAACACCCTGGCGCCCGTTGCCTGGGGTCTCGCCACCAGCTTCCGGTCGCCCCGATCCATCCAGCGTTTGCTCGCAGCCGCGGACTGGCACACCAGGGAGAACACCCAGGCCTTCATCCAGCAGCTGAGCGGGGTCGCCTTGTCCTTCCCGACCGTTCCGGAGGCCGTGATCCAGCGGGCGGAACGGGAGGGGGCAACACATCTTCTTCCCATGGGTACGGAAGGGATCGCCCAGACGTACCGGCAGGCGCTGTCCAGGCAGCACAGCGCTCTGGAACTGGTCGGGCTTCCCCCGGGCGGTCAGGACCAGGTGCTGCGCGCCATCCAGGCCGCCATCGCGGCTGATGGCGAAGCCCGGGACGAGGCTCGGCGGGCCCTGGAGGAGCTGACGAGCCGTTCCAGGGTTGCTCACGGCCCGGGCCTCTTGGCCATCGAGGCTTGCACGGACCTGGATTACGGGGTGGGGCTGGATTCCAATGCGATCTACGCCGAGGAGATCGTCCGCTTGGCCTATGGTGACCCGGCAGACACGAGTCAGAGCCCCAGTCGCTCGCGCAGTTCGTCCTTGTCACTGTCGAAGGTGAATTCACCGTAGACCTGGAACCAGTTCTCGACATCGATGGTGCGGGGATACAGGGTCACGGCGGCGCCGATGCGGCCGTCGCTGAACGTGAACAGCGGGAGCAGCTGCCGGACCTGTGCCACGGTGAACTGGTTGGTCTCGGCGGCGGTCTCCAGTACCGCCGATTTGCCGTCGGCGAAGGACTCCTCCTCGATGGCCGCGATCAGCGCCTTGAAGGGCCCGGCGGCCATGGGCAACGGCTCCGGCTGCGCCACCTCCACCACCTCGACCACTTCAGGGGTGATATCCCGGTCCACATCCAGGATCACGGACAGGGTGGCTCCGGGGGCTTCGATGGCTAGCGCGACGTTGTCGCGGAGAAGGTCCCGCTGGACGGAATCCAGCCGCCCGCGCACGTCGACGACCTTGCGTAGCAGTTCCCGGCGCGTGG
This genomic window contains:
- a CDS encoding DUF4476 domain-containing protein, encoding MLLRSTLTALVLLFLAFPSPSRAEPSAAARLQQVLDELDVMEAMLAGKVSEPTRRELLRKVVDVRGRLDSVQRDLLRDNVALAIEAPGATLSVILDVDRDITPEVVEVVEVAQPEPLPMAAGPFKALIAAIEEESFADGKSAVLETAAETNQFTVAQVRQLLPLFTFSDGRIGAAVTLYPRTIDVENWFQVYGEFTFDSDKDELRERLGL